From one Dermacentor andersoni chromosome 1, qqDerAnde1_hic_scaffold, whole genome shotgun sequence genomic stretch:
- the LOC126548222 gene encoding uncharacterized protein isoform X2, whose product MSTQDDDTVLGTMCEHLNNATRADKGTPLSRIQGILSQLPPSVRGRLGATTETIQLVKSPPGHRAKYQATRTELLREMANTSDPTPKQAVYQPGSDSIGNGLRGTIQAVNPSHAFILFGEGNKQHAYFFIDNVDMSLLQPEKSLNDLFSVGDKVHFDAQPNPKPTSYTKWWATDFNKVESAELVQVNGSRKEAFLSDNDIAELLLDPKEFSARRKLSGIKGAFFPNSKITGLVSAVEPNVMVLVPDAAAYSNGRKIRSFSELFKESAVLEDVDAFVDAIEVECDMWVAMFTWTGERPEHFPVEQSESVFHNSLALVMSEMPTDTHDLEAGDLGIFNTPPKFCSAPNIGHSIRVYPHSNLKAVNDNSALCEVQEPEGCRNVEFFTFYKNHVPLEGGGVLPLCVAGRKAFKRASNESLRVWPTAEGQGGTASHPCSTWQAQRTT is encoded by the exons ATGTCCACACAGGATGATGACACTGTGTTGGGCACTATGTGTGAGCACCTCAACAACGCCACGAGAGCAGACAAAGGCACACCTCTCTCCAGGATCCAAGGCATTCTTTCCCAACTTCCACCATCCGTCCGGGGCCGGTTAGGTGCAACAACTGAAACCATACAGTTGGTCAAAAGTCCGCCAGGCCACAGAGCCAAGTATCAGGCCACTCGTACAGAACTACTAAGAGAAATGGCAAATACGAGCGATCCCACACCAAAGCAGGCAGTGTACCAACCAGGTAGTGACAGCATCGGAAATGGACTTCGTGGTACAATCCAAGCCGTCAATCCAAGCCATGCATTTATATTATTTGGTGAAGGCAATAAACAGCATGCCTACTTTTTTATTGATAACGTTGACATGTCCCTGCTTCAGCCAGAAAAGAGCCTGAATGACCTGTTTAGTGTTGGGGACAAGGTTCACTTTGATGCCCAGCCAAATCCAAAGCCAACCAGCTACACCAAGTGGTGGGCCACCGATTTCAACAAGGTGGAAAGTGCCGAACTTGTCCAGGTCAATGGCAGCAGAAAGGAGGCTTTTCTATCTGACAACGATATCGCCGAGCTTCTGCTTGACCCAAAGGAGTTCTCTGCACGGAGGAAGCTGTCTGGCATCAAAGGCGCATTCTTCCCAAACTCCAAGATTACGGGTCTGGTGTCTGCTGTTGAACCCAACGTCATGGTGTTAGTGCCAGATGCAGCAGCATACTCCAACGGAAGGAAGATCAGGTCATTCAGTGAGCTGTTCAAGGAGAGCGCTGTCCTAGAAGATGTAGATGCCTTTGTAGACGCCATCGAGGTAGAATGCGACATGTGGGTAGCTATGTTCACGTGGACTGGTGAACGGCCCGAGCACTTCCCTGTCGAGCAGAGCGAAAGTGTGTTTCACAACTCCCTCGCTCTCGTCATGAGCGAAATGCCCACAGACACTCATGACCTGGAAGCGGGAGATCTCGGCATCTTCAACACACCTCCCAAGTTCTGCTCCGCTCCCAACATTGGCCATTCGATCAGGGTGTACCCGCACAGCAACCTTAAGGCTGTGAACGACAACAGCGCATTGTGCGAGGTGCAGGAGCCGGAGGGATGCAGGAATGTGGAGTTCTTCACATTCTACAAGAACCACGTGCCCCTT GAAGGTGGAGGTGTGCTGCCGCTTTGTGTGGCAGGGCGAAAGGCCTTCAAACGTGCATCAAACGAGTCCCTCAGAGTCTGGCCCACTGCTGAAGGCCAGGGTGGCACAGCAAGTCATCCCTGCAGCACCTGGCAAGCTCAGCGCACTACC TAA
- the LOC126548222 gene encoding uncharacterized protein isoform X1, with protein sequence MSTQDDDTVLGTMCEHLNNATRADKGTPLSRIQGILSQLPPSVRGRLGATTETIQLVKSPPGHRAKYQATRTELLREMANTSDPTPKQAVYQPGSDSIGNGLRGTIQAVNPSHAFILFGEGNKQHAYFFIDNVDMSLLQPEKSLNDLFSVGDKVHFDAQPNPKPTSYTKWWATDFNKVESAELVQVNGSRKEAFLSDNDIAELLLDPKEFSARRKLSGIKGAFFPNSKITGLVSAVEPNVMVLVPDAAAYSNGRKIRSFSELFKESAVLEDVDAFVDAIEVECDMWVAMFTWTGERPEHFPVEQSESVFHNSLALVMSEMPTDTHDLEAGDLGIFNTPPKFCSAPNIGHSIRVYPHSNLKAVNDNSALCEVQEPEGCRNVEFFTFYKNHVPLVGNFMHILRENDIIRIDMVCTVGRKVEVCCRFVWQGERPSNVHQTSPSESGPLLKARVAQQVIPAAPGKLSALPNWPITTLRSCHQQCYHKQEIHCSWAPPGA encoded by the exons ATGTCCACACAGGATGATGACACTGTGTTGGGCACTATGTGTGAGCACCTCAACAACGCCACGAGAGCAGACAAAGGCACACCTCTCTCCAGGATCCAAGGCATTCTTTCCCAACTTCCACCATCCGTCCGGGGCCGGTTAGGTGCAACAACTGAAACCATACAGTTGGTCAAAAGTCCGCCAGGCCACAGAGCCAAGTATCAGGCCACTCGTACAGAACTACTAAGAGAAATGGCAAATACGAGCGATCCCACACCAAAGCAGGCAGTGTACCAACCAGGTAGTGACAGCATCGGAAATGGACTTCGTGGTACAATCCAAGCCGTCAATCCAAGCCATGCATTTATATTATTTGGTGAAGGCAATAAACAGCATGCCTACTTTTTTATTGATAACGTTGACATGTCCCTGCTTCAGCCAGAAAAGAGCCTGAATGACCTGTTTAGTGTTGGGGACAAGGTTCACTTTGATGCCCAGCCAAATCCAAAGCCAACCAGCTACACCAAGTGGTGGGCCACCGATTTCAACAAGGTGGAAAGTGCCGAACTTGTCCAGGTCAATGGCAGCAGAAAGGAGGCTTTTCTATCTGACAACGATATCGCCGAGCTTCTGCTTGACCCAAAGGAGTTCTCTGCACGGAGGAAGCTGTCTGGCATCAAAGGCGCATTCTTCCCAAACTCCAAGATTACGGGTCTGGTGTCTGCTGTTGAACCCAACGTCATGGTGTTAGTGCCAGATGCAGCAGCATACTCCAACGGAAGGAAGATCAGGTCATTCAGTGAGCTGTTCAAGGAGAGCGCTGTCCTAGAAGATGTAGATGCCTTTGTAGACGCCATCGAGGTAGAATGCGACATGTGGGTAGCTATGTTCACGTGGACTGGTGAACGGCCCGAGCACTTCCCTGTCGAGCAGAGCGAAAGTGTGTTTCACAACTCCCTCGCTCTCGTCATGAGCGAAATGCCCACAGACACTCATGACCTGGAAGCGGGAGATCTCGGCATCTTCAACACACCTCCCAAGTTCTGCTCCGCTCCCAACATTGGCCATTCGATCAGGGTGTACCCGCACAGCAACCTTAAGGCTGTGAACGACAACAGCGCATTGTGCGAGGTGCAGGAGCCGGAGGGATGCAGGAATGTGGAGTTCTTCACATTCTACAAGAACCACGTGCCCCTTGTAGGTAATTTCATGCATATCCTCAGAGAAAACGACATCATTCGAATTGACATGGTCTGTACGGTTGGCAGGAAGGTGGAGGTGTGCTGCCGCTTTGTGTGGCAGGGCGAAAGGCCTTCAAACGTGCATCAAACGAGTCCCTCAGAGTCTGGCCCACTGCTGAAGGCCAGGGTGGCACAGCAAGTCATCCCTGCAGCACCTGGCAAGCTCAGCGCACTACC TAACTGGCCCATCACTACCCTCAGGTCCTGCCACCAGCAAT GCTACCACAAACAGGAAATCCACTGCAGCTGGGCCCCCCCTGGAGCCTAG